In one window of Poriferisphaera corsica DNA:
- a CDS encoding RNA polymerase sigma factor, whose translation MQERLQELINRYIHAMDENTFAELVNEVTPFIYSVCRKYAQDNSDTDDAVQEVLIKFANNILNINNNHLAWLARTARNTTISINRHQQSQRLRREARATLPEYTIPWESLYYRLDQALNNLTQEHQFYIIQHHFQHTPLYEIANTMHISRATASRRLAAAQHQLRTTFIDLGLDTFEDLCNDHLFVTAIANYTPQHTPVPNSFEIESLTAHNNQSTPLRIGVFISHQSFFKKNRNGNHSLMRFQIVNLRSFEHPNVRIVGLIEPRTIEYGPIESTLREYAFNAGYMDATDTEALKTLDVITLGYNSVLATSVIDAIHEAVKSGVGLLNEGHAGVIFPGLHHPKIQQLLLSDTYLGYHHTHPYRCHIPTQSCVKHSHKIIPGLSKGTELPIPGCGPVFIPKANAKILIEDIQPVRPSPASQYVEHPTPIKKPVLLTGHLGSGRIIINTSFYFHSIGEHPKFRGGNNNFIRQMLNWLAEPRIKQKQSLLTAHQ comes from the coding sequence ATGCAGGAACGTCTTCAAGAACTCATTAATCGCTACATCCACGCAATGGACGAGAACACCTTTGCGGAGCTTGTTAATGAAGTAACACCCTTCATCTATAGTGTCTGCCGAAAGTATGCCCAAGATAATTCCGACACCGACGATGCCGTTCAGGAAGTACTAATTAAGTTCGCTAACAATATCCTCAACATCAACAATAACCATCTCGCTTGGCTCGCTCGTACCGCGCGAAATACCACCATCTCAATCAACCGTCATCAGCAATCTCAACGCCTTCGCCGTGAAGCGAGAGCCACACTCCCCGAATATACCATCCCCTGGGAATCACTCTACTATCGACTCGATCAAGCCCTTAATAACCTTACACAAGAACACCAATTCTATATCATTCAACACCACTTCCAACACACTCCTCTCTATGAAATTGCCAACACAATGCACATCTCACGTGCAACAGCTTCACGTAGATTGGCAGCAGCTCAACATCAACTCCGCACCACCTTCATAGATCTCGGACTCGATACATTCGAAGACTTATGCAATGATCATTTGTTCGTTACAGCGATAGCCAATTACACACCTCAACACACGCCCGTACCCAATTCTTTTGAAATTGAATCACTTACCGCACACAACAATCAATCAACACCACTTCGTATTGGTGTTTTTATTTCACATCAATCTTTTTTTAAAAAGAATCGCAACGGTAATCATTCACTCATGCGTTTTCAGATCGTAAATCTACGTAGTTTCGAGCATCCAAACGTCCGGATCGTTGGGCTGATTGAACCCAGAACAATCGAATATGGTCCGATCGAATCTACGCTCCGCGAGTACGCTTTCAATGCCGGATATATGGATGCAACTGATACCGAAGCATTGAAAACACTCGACGTGATTACACTCGGCTACAACAGTGTGTTAGCTACATCCGTGATCGATGCTATACATGAAGCCGTCAAATCCGGAGTCGGACTTCTCAATGAGGGCCACGCAGGTGTTATTTTCCCAGGATTACATCATCCTAAAATCCAGCAACTCCTACTCTCTGACACATACTTGGGATACCACCACACACACCCTTACCGATGTCATATACCAACCCAAAGCTGCGTCAAGCATTCACATAAAATCATCCCGGGCTTATCAAAAGGCACCGAATTACCTATACCTGGATGTGGACCAGTGTTTATCCCAAAAGCGAATGCCAAAATTCTCATCGAAGACATACAACCCGTACGACCTTCACCTGCTTCACAATATGTAGAGCACCCAACTCCAATCAAAAAACCCGTACTTCTTACAGGCCATCTGGGGTCTGGTAGAATCATTATTAATACGTCATTCTATTTTCACAGCATCGGCGAACATCCAAAATTTCGAGGTGGTAACAACAACTTCATCCGCCAAATGCTTAATTGGCTCGCCGAACCTCGCATCAAACAAAAACAATCATTACTAACAGCACACCAATAG
- a CDS encoding sigma-70 family RNA polymerase sigma factor, translating into MADINKTLCHYQVTCDEQCFAELVDQLYPLVSSVTNKYLVDKANHEDVIQDAFIKLAQHAQNINTNLKAWIAVTARNIAISYNRKAQSQRQRIQHLATMPEESIAWDAIYTRLDIALEQLTDEERTLILSHFLQHQTLSAIASQRSCSVATISRRLAAASKKLRNVFRGLNLNTLDEICTDALFTHAILNYTPAPTYRTTDYDPNTPTINVGVYISQFSLETPENYHFKQIYLSTWFQLYNTTFLKNCSNVRIIGLIEPGSIKCPQIEATLREREFTGGYMDITNTENLKTLDVIFVSTNYATPNAVLDSIYDAVHSGVGFFSESRIGSRIPGYHSPRLHRLMLAQKCFGFHHVPGAGIQCCQPCPATVRKKHPILKGLQPGDSITAIGCGTIFIPKPDAQLIVEKNLLASSYNNKFPIDRPIRCPAIVSGHIGKGRTVICNMTNISHMNNHPKIQGNFLANCINWLAEPRLKQKQSSLTVHQ; encoded by the coding sequence TTGGCAGACATCAATAAGACATTATGCCATTATCAGGTGACTTGCGACGAGCAGTGCTTTGCGGAGCTTGTCGACCAGCTATATCCCCTCGTCTCAAGCGTCACCAATAAATATCTCGTCGACAAGGCCAATCACGAAGATGTCATCCAAGACGCCTTCATCAAACTCGCCCAACATGCACAAAACATCAACACCAATCTCAAAGCTTGGATCGCTGTCACCGCGCGCAACATCGCCATTAGCTACAACCGTAAAGCTCAATCACAACGCCAACGTATCCAGCATCTCGCAACCATGCCCGAAGAGTCTATCGCTTGGGATGCTATCTATACACGACTCGATATTGCTCTAGAACAGCTTACAGACGAAGAACGCACACTCATCCTCTCGCATTTTCTTCAACACCAAACTCTTTCGGCTATTGCCAGTCAGCGATCATGCTCAGTAGCCACCATCTCACGTAGGCTCGCCGCCGCCAGCAAAAAACTCCGTAATGTGTTCCGTGGTCTTAATCTCAATACACTTGATGAAATTTGTACTGACGCCCTCTTCACCCACGCCATACTCAACTATACCCCTGCCCCAACTTACAGAACAACTGATTACGATCCTAATACCCCTACGATTAACGTTGGCGTATACATCTCACAATTTTCCTTAGAAACCCCCGAAAACTACCACTTTAAACAGATCTACCTCAGCACATGGTTTCAACTTTACAATACCACATTCCTCAAAAATTGCTCCAACGTCCGTATAATCGGCCTCATCGAGCCCGGCTCTATTAAATGCCCTCAAATTGAAGCAACGCTTCGTGAGCGTGAATTTACTGGTGGCTACATGGACATTACCAACACGGAAAATCTAAAAACACTTGATGTCATTTTCGTTAGCACGAATTACGCCACCCCAAATGCAGTGCTTGACTCCATCTATGACGCAGTCCATTCAGGGGTCGGTTTCTTCAGTGAATCCCGCATCGGTAGTCGTATACCCGGTTACCATTCACCCCGCTTACACCGCTTGATGCTTGCACAAAAATGTTTCGGTTTTCATCATGTCCCAGGAGCTGGCATTCAGTGCTGCCAGCCATGTCCTGCAACAGTTCGTAAGAAACACCCTATCCTAAAAGGCCTTCAGCCTGGAGATTCAATCACAGCTATTGGATGCGGTACGATCTTCATTCCCAAACCCGATGCACAATTGATTGTCGAAAAAAATCTATTAGCTTCATCTTACAACAACAAATTTCCCATCGATCGCCCAATACGTTGCCCCGCGATCGTCTCTGGTCACATCGGTAAAGGCCGAACCGTCATCTGCAACATGACCAACATCAGTCACATGAACAATCATCCAAAAATACAAGGCAACTTCCTTGCCAATTGTATTAATTGGCTCGCTGAGCCTCGCCTTAAACAAAAACAATCATCACTGACAGTCCACCAATAA
- the gmk gene encoding guanylate kinase codes for MSQELQDNIDAIREQAKSQGLLLIISGPSGVGKTTITTQVVKKLEAAFSVSMTTRPMTHEDVDGRDYHFVSEEQFRQAVASGDLLEWAEVFGNLYGTPRGAVVKQLNEGKIVILEIDVEGAILVKQNMPEAFALFVLPPSEEELLGRLRKRQRESEEIILRRFAKSKAEIERAKASSVYDCFLTNDILEHTIQEAVRVVESERMRRVIAE; via the coding sequence GTGAGTCAAGAATTGCAAGACAATATCGATGCCATCCGAGAGCAAGCTAAGAGCCAAGGCTTGCTGTTGATCATTTCCGGCCCGAGTGGTGTTGGAAAGACAACGATCACGACGCAGGTCGTAAAAAAGCTTGAAGCGGCTTTTAGTGTTTCTATGACGACACGGCCGATGACACATGAAGATGTTGATGGGCGTGATTACCACTTTGTTTCGGAAGAGCAATTTCGCCAGGCCGTAGCGAGTGGTGATTTACTTGAATGGGCAGAGGTGTTTGGAAATCTATATGGCACACCGCGTGGAGCCGTCGTGAAGCAGTTGAATGAAGGCAAGATCGTCATTCTCGAGATTGATGTTGAAGGTGCGATTTTGGTTAAACAGAATATGCCTGAAGCGTTTGCGTTGTTTGTATTGCCACCAAGTGAAGAGGAACTTTTGGGACGATTGCGTAAGCGGCAGCGTGAATCTGAAGAGATTATTCTGCGACGGTTTGCAAAATCAAAAGCAGAAATTGAACGCGCAAAAGCAAGCAGTGTTTACGATTGTTTTCTTACGAATGATATTCTCGAGCACACAATTCAAGAGGCTGTGCGGGTCGTGGAATCAGAACGGATGCGCCGTGTTATTGCTGAGTGA
- the waaF gene encoding lipopolysaccharide heptosyltransferase II, with translation MTISQDQNIQKLLVYMPTWLGDCVMAIPTLRSLREIYPKAQITLLIRANVKPLFLDLPWVDRIVTVRSKKGVKESDGRRGSLVKLARRLSVRKFDLVVLLPNSFKSALVAKLSGAKRVVGYERDGRGFMLTDRLIPRKNPDGFVPVPTLDYYLGIARYLGATKVDHDMVLFTREEDDKQIDSMLEKNGINLAAGDEFVLLNPGAQKLMKRWPAPQFSEIANKLYEQHGLKIAITGSPSEHGILESIETGTNVPVVNFAKLGMNLRLLKSAVKFSRLMITNDTGPRHIAAAMGTPVVSLFGPTGPEWTKIYFEDEIELSAPGICDACKSESWAKTGRCMHTITVDAVYDSATELLGF, from the coding sequence ATGACCATATCGCAGGATCAGAATATACAAAAGCTTCTCGTCTATATGCCAACCTGGCTGGGCGACTGTGTCATGGCTATCCCCACGCTTCGCAGCCTGAGGGAGATTTATCCAAAGGCTCAGATTACGTTGTTGATTCGTGCAAACGTGAAGCCGCTTTTTTTAGATTTGCCTTGGGTCGACCGAATTGTCACTGTTCGATCGAAAAAAGGTGTGAAGGAGTCAGATGGTCGGCGAGGATCGCTTGTCAAACTTGCTCGTAGACTGTCAGTTCGAAAATTCGACCTTGTAGTTTTGCTGCCCAATAGTTTCAAATCAGCTTTGGTGGCGAAGTTGTCAGGTGCCAAGCGAGTAGTGGGTTACGAACGTGATGGCCGCGGCTTTATGCTGACTGATCGTTTGATTCCAAGAAAAAATCCAGACGGTTTCGTACCTGTGCCAACGCTTGATTATTACCTCGGCATTGCCCGTTATCTTGGCGCAACAAAAGTCGATCATGACATGGTCCTTTTTACGCGTGAAGAAGATGATAAGCAGATTGATTCTATGCTTGAAAAAAATGGTATTAATCTGGCTGCAGGTGATGAGTTCGTTCTATTAAATCCCGGTGCTCAAAAATTAATGAAGCGTTGGCCTGCGCCACAATTTTCTGAGATTGCGAACAAACTGTACGAACAGCATGGCCTGAAAATTGCGATTACCGGATCACCTTCAGAGCATGGTATTCTTGAGTCCATCGAAACGGGAACAAACGTTCCTGTTGTGAATTTTGCGAAGCTGGGAATGAACTTGAGATTGCTGAAAAGTGCAGTCAAATTTAGCCGCTTGATGATTACTAATGATACGGGTCCGCGTCATATCGCTGCAGCAATGGGTACGCCGGTTGTGAGTCTATTCGGCCCCACCGGGCCTGAATGGACAAAGATCTATTTCGAAGATGAAATTGAATTATCTGCTCCCGGGATTTGTGATGCTTGCAAAAGCGAATCATGGGCAAAAACAGGCAGATGCATGCACACGATCACGGTTGATGCTGTGTATGACAGTGCAACTGAACTGTTGGGTTTCTAG
- the rpsL gene encoding 30S ribosomal protein S12, whose translation MPTINQLVRSPRVTPKAKSKVKDLDACPQRRGVCLQVKTVTPKKPNSALRKVARVRLSNGKEITAYIGGEGHNLQEHSIVLVRGGRVRDLPGVRYHVVRGALDCLGVENRKKGRSKYGVKKPKG comes from the coding sequence ATGCCAACTATTAACCAACTCGTACGAAGCCCTCGCGTCACACCGAAGGCCAAGTCAAAGGTCAAAGACCTTGATGCATGCCCACAACGTCGTGGTGTGTGTCTGCAGGTGAAGACTGTCACCCCTAAGAAGCCAAACTCCGCTCTCCGTAAGGTCGCACGTGTGCGTCTCTCGAACGGTAAGGAAATCACGGCTTACATCGGTGGTGAAGGTCACAACCTTCAGGAACACAGTATCGTACTCGTCCGTGGCGGTCGTGTTCGCGACCTTCCCGGTGTACGTTACCACGTTGTTCGCGGTGCTCTCGACTGCCTCGGCGTCGAAAACCGCAAAAAGGGCCGCTCGAAGTACGGCGTCAAGAAGCCTAAGGGCTAA
- a CDS encoding RNA polymerase sigma factor, translated as MQERLQELVNRYIQTLDENTFADLVSEVTPYITSICRKYIEDSADTDDAIQETLIKFANHLQNIHSNHLAWLARTARNTAISINRHQQSQRLRRETKATLPEHTIPWESLYYRLDHALNQISKEYQSYIIHHHIQHKPLYQIAEQKQISKSTASRRLADAQYALRSTFKEMQLDTYDDLCNDHLFVSAVLNYTPEHVAPTNTHLLPMSPHKRDRTLKPIRIGIFISQQSHMLRSKHGTRLHFAFQLINMGRITHPNLHIVGLIEPGSIDYGPVEASLREFSFNAGYMDATNAEALKTLDVITLGYNFAISPTIIRAITEAVESGVGLLNEGHCGGAIPGHHHHSLQNLMLAQSYLGYHHVHPNICHIPLKSTVLKRHPIIQGLAPGDSLSIPGCGPVFIPKPETTILLQNDQAVLPTSHHYRIACPKPTRKPILVVGNIGSGRVIVNTSFFFDSIGSHKSMQGDFTLNMLNYLAEPRLNQKLQAMTYT; from the coding sequence ATGCAGGAACGACTTCAAGAACTCGTAAACCGCTACATCCAAACGCTGGATGAAAATACTTTTGCAGACCTTGTCAGTGAAGTCACCCCATACATCACTAGCATCTGCCGTAAATACATCGAAGATTCTGCTGATACCGACGATGCGATCCAAGAAACACTCATTAAATTCGCGAACCATCTTCAAAACATTCATAGCAACCACCTCGCTTGGCTCGCGCGCACTGCTCGCAATACCGCCATCTCCATCAACCGACACCAGCAATCCCAACGCCTCCGCCGTGAAACAAAAGCAACCCTTCCCGAGCATACCATTCCTTGGGAATCGCTCTATTACAGACTCGACCACGCACTAAACCAAATCTCCAAAGAATATCAGTCCTACATCATCCATCACCACATCCAACACAAACCGCTCTACCAAATTGCAGAACAAAAACAGATCTCAAAATCTACCGCATCACGCCGACTCGCAGATGCACAATACGCTTTGCGCTCAACATTCAAAGAGATGCAGCTCGATACTTATGACGATTTGTGCAACGATCATCTCTTCGTATCCGCTGTCCTCAATTACACACCCGAACACGTTGCCCCAACAAACACTCACCTACTCCCCATGTCTCCTCACAAACGCGACCGCACGCTCAAACCCATCCGCATCGGTATCTTTATCTCTCAACAATCACACATGCTCCGCAGTAAGCATGGCACACGATTACACTTCGCCTTCCAACTCATCAATATGGGCCGCATCACTCATCCCAACCTCCACATCGTAGGCCTCATCGAACCCGGGTCCATCGACTACGGCCCCGTTGAAGCCTCACTCCGCGAATTCTCCTTCAACGCAGGTTACATGGACGCGACTAACGCCGAAGCACTCAAGACACTCGATGTTATCACCCTTGGCTACAACTTCGCCATCAGCCCAACCATCATCCGTGCCATCACCGAAGCCGTCGAATCAGGTGTTGGCCTGCTCAACGAAGGGCATTGTGGCGGCGCAATCCCTGGCCACCATCACCACAGCTTACAAAATCTTATGCTCGCCCAGTCGTACCTCGGCTACCACCACGTCCACCCCAACATTTGCCACATCCCCCTCAAAAGCACCGTCCTAAAACGTCACCCCATCATCCAAGGTCTCGCCCCCGGCGACTCACTCAGCATCCCCGGCTGCGGCCCGGTCTTCATCCCAAAGCCCGAAACCACAATACTCCTACAAAACGATCAAGCCGTCCTACCAACAAGCCACCATTACCGTATCGCATGCCCTAAACCAACACGTAAACCAATCCTTGTCGTTGGTAATATCGGTAGCGGCCGCGTCATCGTCAATACATCTTTCTTCTTCGACAGCATCGGCTCACATAAATCCATG
- a CDS encoding aspartate carbamoyltransferase catalytic subunit — MNPDLKGNAIVNSELNVKSEYQWQHKHLLGIEGLDAEDVRFLLKTALSFESVSTRSVKKVPALRGRVVVNLFFEDSTRTRASFNLAASRLSADVLDFSAKASSASKGETLSDTVRTIEAMGIDAIVCRHSLSGAAVQIAKSVKCSVVNAGDGQHAHPTQALLDAYTIAKRKGLTDTFDFTGLKVAIVGDIAHSRVARSNIKCLQKLGAEVILVGPPMLVPSTFEALGCRISHRLDEVLPEVDVVNMLRVQFERLESQAFASKREYAAFYGLTEEKMKLAKNDLLVMHPGPMNRGLEIESPVADGPNSAVLEQVANGLAVRMATLFLVTGVNDA; from the coding sequence ATGAATCCCGATTTGAAGGGTAATGCGATCGTGAATAGCGAGCTGAATGTAAAGAGCGAATATCAATGGCAGCATAAGCATCTGCTGGGTATTGAGGGGCTGGATGCGGAGGATGTTCGTTTTCTTTTGAAGACGGCTTTGAGCTTCGAGAGTGTATCGACACGGAGTGTGAAGAAGGTCCCAGCTCTGCGAGGCAGGGTTGTGGTGAATCTGTTTTTTGAAGATTCGACACGCACACGCGCAAGTTTTAATCTCGCGGCCAGCCGATTGAGCGCCGATGTACTGGATTTTTCAGCAAAAGCATCCAGCGCATCCAAAGGGGAAACGTTGAGTGATACCGTAAGAACAATTGAGGCGATGGGGATTGATGCGATTGTTTGTCGTCATAGCTTAAGCGGGGCGGCAGTACAGATTGCAAAATCCGTCAAATGCTCTGTCGTGAATGCTGGGGATGGGCAACATGCTCACCCGACGCAGGCATTACTGGATGCATACACGATTGCAAAACGTAAGGGATTAACCGATACCTTTGATTTCACGGGATTGAAGGTGGCGATTGTGGGCGACATTGCTCACAGCCGAGTGGCGAGATCAAATATTAAGTGTTTGCAGAAATTGGGGGCAGAAGTGATTCTGGTTGGACCACCAATGCTGGTGCCGAGCACTTTTGAAGCTCTGGGTTGCCGTATTTCTCACCGATTAGATGAAGTACTACCGGAGGTTGATGTCGTGAATATGCTTCGCGTGCAGTTTGAACGGTTGGAAAGTCAAGCGTTTGCGAGCAAGCGTGAGTATGCTGCATTTTATGGGCTAACGGAGGAAAAAATGAAACTGGCGAAGAATGATTTGCTGGTGATGCACCCGGGCCCAATGAACCGTGGATTGGAGATTGAGTCTCCGGTAGCAGATGGACCGAACTCGGCAGTACTCGAGCAGGTCGCAAATGGATTAGCAGTCAGGATGGCAACGCTATTCTTGGTGACTGGGGTGAATGACGCCTGA
- a CDS encoding D-glycero-alpha-D-manno-heptose-1,7-bisphosphate 7-phosphatase: MNEPIKKKNAAVFLDRDDTLIHNSGDLGDPADVELIQGAASAIASLRGLGYKIVVVTNQGGVARGKYTESDVDAVHQRLSELLEEQTSGAKVDQYYYCPYHPQGLVEEYKHEHPDRKPAPGMLLRGAEDLELDLSSCWMVGDQMRDVQAGAAAGTRTILIREDADRLAPLTISQMENVKSEADNEIVKPDYMAKNVVEAVRIIAQQRKPETSEEINRGKGNRRWDAEAVAALQKKKKAETEEDKKKQNQADRMTGNRPFKPWASQEANYDVDERGWIKKPAAVLKEEQLHDRKLKPSEAIDKNKPEAAIKTIEGKNETQPLIEENTDKPAKTKQNLINENMPSEPATAVKVNERTVPANQKIEAAAGISSQTEPVATNRTHVSTESERTLKLILKELRQLKGVDELSALKVFAVVLQMAGVLCYIGGIWLGQQDMTIFAKCVAAGIMIQLGTIAMLLTVNSRRG; encoded by the coding sequence TTGAACGAGCCAATAAAGAAAAAAAATGCAGCGGTGTTTCTGGATCGAGACGACACTTTGATTCATAACAGTGGCGATCTTGGTGACCCTGCTGATGTAGAATTGATTCAAGGAGCTGCGAGCGCAATCGCTTCATTACGTGGGCTTGGATATAAGATCGTGGTGGTAACGAATCAAGGTGGAGTGGCTCGAGGTAAGTACACCGAATCTGATGTCGATGCTGTCCATCAACGGTTAAGCGAGTTGCTTGAAGAGCAGACCAGTGGTGCGAAGGTCGATCAATATTATTACTGTCCATACCATCCACAGGGATTGGTTGAAGAATACAAGCATGAGCATCCGGATCGCAAGCCGGCACCGGGAATGTTGCTTCGTGGTGCTGAAGATCTAGAGCTAGATCTTTCTAGTTGTTGGATGGTTGGCGATCAAATGCGTGATGTTCAGGCAGGTGCAGCCGCGGGCACACGAACAATCTTAATTCGCGAAGATGCTGACCGTTTAGCCCCGTTAACGATTAGCCAGATGGAGAACGTGAAATCTGAAGCGGACAACGAGATCGTCAAGCCAGATTACATGGCAAAGAATGTCGTAGAAGCGGTCAGGATTATTGCCCAGCAACGTAAGCCCGAGACTAGCGAAGAAATCAATCGCGGCAAAGGCAATAGGCGTTGGGATGCAGAAGCTGTCGCTGCACTTCAGAAAAAAAAGAAGGCAGAAACGGAAGAAGATAAAAAAAAACAAAACCAGGCCGATCGAATGACAGGTAATCGGCCGTTCAAGCCGTGGGCGAGTCAAGAAGCAAATTATGATGTTGATGAACGTGGTTGGATTAAGAAACCTGCCGCGGTCCTAAAAGAAGAGCAATTACACGATCGCAAACTCAAACCATCAGAAGCCATAGATAAAAATAAGCCGGAAGCAGCTATCAAAACGATTGAGGGTAAAAACGAAACTCAACCCTTGATTGAAGAAAATACAGATAAACCGGCTAAGACGAAGCAAAATCTGATAAATGAAAATATGCCAAGTGAACCCGCCACTGCGGTCAAGGTGAATGAACGGACTGTCCCCGCAAATCAGAAAATTGAGGCAGCTGCAGGGATCAGTAGCCAAACCGAGCCGGTTGCTACGAATCGCACACATGTGTCAACCGAGTCAGAACGAACACTCAAGCTAATTCTCAAAGAACTCAGACAGCTTAAAGGTGTGGATGAGCTATCAGCGCTTAAGGTTTTTGCAGTTGTGCTTCAAATGGCAGGTGTGCTGTGCTATATCGGTGGGATTTGGCTCGGACAGCAGGACATGACCATCTTCGCAAAATGTGTAGCGGCAGGGATAATGATCCAACTTGGCACGATCGCCATGCTGCTGACGGTGAATAGTCGACGTGGTTGA
- the pyrR gene encoding bifunctional pyr operon transcriptional regulator/uracil phosphoribosyltransferase PyrR: MKKLADAQEVGKLVSELAGKVSGRLLGNGGKASDWALVGIRNRGDKLAERLAKAIGEEKFADRVGVLDITLYRDDLSEVAAQPIVQTTEIPFSVDGKDVVLVDDVLMTGRSVRAALASLMDFGRPKRVWLAVLVDRGGRELPIRADFVGLDLSKGAVGLEDGDHVQVLLDEVDEVDAIEVREAN, encoded by the coding sequence ATGAAGAAGCTAGCAGATGCACAAGAGGTCGGAAAACTTGTTAGTGAGCTTGCTGGAAAAGTGAGTGGGCGGTTATTGGGTAATGGAGGCAAAGCATCTGATTGGGCATTGGTGGGGATCAGGAATCGCGGAGATAAGCTAGCTGAGCGGTTGGCAAAGGCGATTGGAGAAGAAAAATTTGCAGATCGTGTTGGCGTGCTGGATATCACGTTGTACCGAGACGATTTGTCGGAAGTGGCGGCTCAGCCGATCGTACAGACGACAGAAATCCCGTTTAGTGTGGATGGAAAAGATGTGGTTTTGGTGGATGACGTACTGATGACGGGGCGGTCAGTGCGGGCAGCGTTGGCATCATTGATGGATTTTGGGCGGCCTAAGCGGGTGTGGTTAGCGGTTTTGGTAGACCGAGGTGGCAGAGAATTGCCGATTCGTGCGGATTTTGTTGGTTTAGATCTATCCAAGGGAGCTGTTGGGTTGGAAGATGGGGATCATGTGCAGGTATTATTAGATGAGGTGGATGAAGTGGATGCGATTGAGGTGCGTGAAGCAAATTAA
- a CDS encoding glycosyltransferase family 4 protein, translating into MKIAVAIEHFNPMEGGAERSTAETVRELLARDHEVTVIAGSAKASTLPDGVKLLAMREKKSSGALQLKRFSLWANHQIDNGGFDTTLSITMAVGAHVLQPRGGTVRETLERNIALRKGAMKQQWKRWMISLNPKQRALLKLERQHLAPDSRVKKIVALSEYVVEQLRIHYNVADDRIVVIPNAAAMPEASHQLKSQWRQAVHQQYAIPEDATGIYLYAAQNPRLKGFGTILEAVRLMVKAGQRPVVLLAGRFGYKDQDVAARMGIRDNLRFIGETSQMATLYAAADVTVLPSYYDPSSKVVIESLMMGRPAISSGFNGASDFLSPVIDADGNSADRGIVVNDPGDAPGWAQAMTAIVEKSQYDAFAAATDGLREQLSMKRHVDQLEKVLSDACG; encoded by the coding sequence ATGAAAATCGCAGTTGCGATCGAACATTTCAATCCCATGGAAGGCGGCGCAGAACGTTCAACCGCAGAGACCGTGCGAGAACTTCTTGCACGCGATCATGAAGTGACAGTCATTGCAGGATCTGCGAAGGCAAGCACGTTACCAGACGGTGTGAAGTTGTTGGCAATGCGCGAGAAAAAATCCAGCGGAGCATTACAACTCAAACGTTTCTCTTTATGGGCTAATCATCAGATAGATAATGGTGGTTTTGACACCACTTTGTCAATCACGATGGCTGTCGGTGCTCATGTGCTTCAACCACGTGGCGGAACGGTTCGTGAGACGCTCGAACGTAATATTGCTTTGCGTAAAGGCGCGATGAAGCAGCAATGGAAAAGGTGGATGATCTCACTGAATCCCAAGCAGCGGGCATTGCTGAAACTTGAACGTCAGCACCTTGCGCCGGATAGCCGTGTGAAGAAAATAGTAGCGCTCAGCGAATATGTCGTTGAGCAATTACGAATTCATTACAACGTAGCAGATGATCGTATCGTCGTTATCCCGAATGCCGCGGCTATGCCTGAAGCTAGTCATCAATTGAAATCACAATGGCGGCAGGCGGTTCATCAACAATATGCAATCCCTGAAGACGCTACCGGCATCTATCTTTATGCTGCACAGAATCCTCGGTTGAAGGGCTTCGGTACTATTCTCGAAGCTGTGCGATTAATGGTAAAGGCTGGCCAGAGGCCAGTCGTTCTTTTAGCCGGCCGATTTGGATATAAAGACCAAGATGTAGCGGCAAGAATGGGCATACGCGATAATTTGCGTTTCATTGGTGAAACCAGCCAGATGGCCACGCTCTACGCCGCCGCAGATGTAACCGTGCTGCCTAGTTACTATGATCCTTCCAGCAAAGTCGTGATCGAGAGTTTGATGATGGGCCGGCCCGCGATCAGTTCCGGCTTTAATGGGGCGAGTGACTTTCTTTCACCCGTGATTGATGCAGATGGGAACTCAGCCGATCGGGGAATTGTCGTCAATGACCCTGGAGACGCGCCCGGCTGGGCTCAGGCCATGACTGCGATCGTTGAAAAATCGCAATACGATGCATTTGCCGCCGCCACCGATGGATTGCGTGAACAGCTCTCCATGAAACGTCATGTGGATCAGCTAGAAAAAGTACTATCCGACGCATGTGGTTGA